One window of the Paraburkholderia sp. PGU19 genome contains the following:
- the hisS gene encoding histidine--tRNA ligase: MTEQKKQKLEKLSGVKGMNDILPQDASLWEFFETTVKSMLRSYGYQNIRTPIVEHTQLFTRGIGEVTDIVEKEMYSFTDALNGENLTMRPENTAAVVRASIEHNMLYDGPKRLWYIGPMFRHERPQRGRYRQFHQVGVEALGFAGPDTDAEIILMCQRLWDDLGLTGIKLEINSLGLAEERAKHRVELIAYLEKHLDVLDEDAKRRLHTNPLRVLDTKNPAMQEVAQNAPKLIDFLGEESRAHFEGLQRILKANNIPFTINPRLVRGLDYYNLTVFEWVTDKLGAQGTVAAGGRYDPLIEQLGGKPTAACGWAMGIERILELLKEEELVPEAEGCDVYVAHQGDAARERAFIVAERLRDTGLDVILHCSPDGQASSFKSQMKRADASGAAFAVVLGEDEIANGTAGVKALRDTSQRDGKSEQQTVPLEDLTEYLINAMVASTEDGDD; this comes from the coding sequence ATGACTGAACAGAAGAAGCAGAAGCTCGAAAAGTTGTCCGGCGTGAAGGGCATGAACGATATCCTTCCGCAGGACGCCAGCCTGTGGGAGTTTTTCGAAACGACGGTCAAGTCGATGCTGCGTTCGTACGGATACCAGAATATCCGCACGCCGATCGTCGAGCACACGCAGCTCTTCACGCGCGGTATCGGCGAGGTGACGGACATCGTCGAAAAAGAGATGTACAGCTTCACCGACGCGCTGAACGGCGAAAACCTGACGATGCGTCCGGAGAACACGGCTGCCGTCGTGCGTGCATCGATCGAACACAACATGCTGTATGACGGCCCGAAGCGCCTGTGGTACATCGGCCCGATGTTCCGTCACGAACGTCCGCAGCGTGGCCGTTATCGCCAGTTCCATCAGGTCGGTGTCGAGGCGCTCGGCTTCGCCGGCCCGGATACGGACGCTGAGATCATCCTGATGTGCCAGCGTTTGTGGGACGACCTCGGATTGACGGGCATCAAGCTCGAAATCAACTCGCTGGGTCTCGCGGAAGAGCGTGCAAAGCACCGCGTCGAACTGATCGCTTATCTCGAGAAGCACCTCGACGTGCTCGACGAAGACGCAAAGCGCCGCCTGCACACGAACCCGCTGCGCGTGCTGGATACGAAGAACCCGGCCATGCAGGAAGTCGCGCAGAACGCGCCGAAGCTGATCGATTTTCTCGGCGAGGAATCGCGCGCGCACTTCGAAGGGCTGCAACGCATCCTGAAGGCGAACAACATTCCGTTCACGATCAATCCGCGTCTCGTGCGCGGTCTGGATTATTACAATCTGACCGTGTTCGAATGGGTTACCGACAAGCTCGGCGCGCAAGGCACGGTCGCGGCAGGCGGCCGCTACGATCCGCTGATCGAGCAGCTCGGCGGCAAGCCGACGGCGGCGTGCGGCTGGGCGATGGGCATCGAGCGCATTCTCGAGCTGCTAAAGGAAGAGGAGCTCGTGCCCGAAGCGGAAGGGTGCGACGTGTACGTCGCGCACCAGGGCGATGCGGCACGCGAGCGGGCGTTCATCGTGGCCGAGCGTCTGCGCGACACGGGCCTCGACGTGATTCTGCATTGCAGTCCTGACGGTCAGGCGTCGAGCTTCAAGTCGCAGATGAAGCGCGCGGACGCAAGCGGCGCAGCGTTCGCCGTGGTCCTCGGCGAAGACGAGATCGCGAACGGGACGGCTGGCGTGAAGGCCCTGCGCGACACATCGCAACGCGATGGAAAGAGCGAGCAACAAACGGTGCCGCTCGAAGACTTGACCGAATATCTAATCAATGCGATGGTTGCGTCCACCGAAGACGGCGACGACTGA
- the ispG gene encoding flavodoxin-dependent (E)-4-hydroxy-3-methylbut-2-enyl-diphosphate synthase: MHSDQVKSSSQIVSTVPVFGGHAPRRRSHAVDVRWGGQLVTIGGDAPVRVQSMTNTDTADAIGTAIQIKELAQAGSELVRITVNTPEAAAAVPAVREQLDRMGVTVPLVGDFHYNGHLLLRDYPGCAEALSKYRINPGNVGQGAKRDTQFAQMIEAAAKYDKPVRIGVNWGSLDQDLLARMMDENATRAEPWEAQSVMYEALIQSAIGSAERAVELGLGRDKIILSCKVSGVQDLIAVYQELARRCDFALHLGLTEAGMGSKGIVASTAALSVLLQQGIGDTIRISLTPEPGASRTGEVIVGQEILQTMGLRSFTPMVIACPGCGRTTSTLFQELASQIQTYLRTQMPMWRDTYPGVEKMHVAVMGCIVNGPGESKHANIGISLPGSGENPAAPVFIDGVKVKTLRGEHIAQEFQQIVSDYVERTYGRAEATN; this comes from the coding sequence ATGCACTCCGATCAAGTGAAATCCAGCAGTCAGATTGTTTCGACCGTGCCGGTGTTCGGCGGTCATGCGCCGCGTCGCCGCTCGCATGCGGTCGACGTCCGTTGGGGCGGCCAGCTCGTGACGATCGGCGGCGACGCGCCCGTGCGCGTGCAGTCGATGACGAACACCGATACGGCAGACGCGATCGGTACGGCAATCCAGATCAAGGAACTCGCGCAGGCTGGCTCGGAGCTGGTGCGCATCACGGTCAACACGCCGGAAGCGGCGGCCGCCGTGCCCGCGGTTCGCGAGCAACTCGACCGGATGGGCGTCACGGTGCCGCTGGTCGGCGATTTCCACTACAACGGCCATCTGCTGCTGCGCGACTATCCGGGCTGCGCCGAGGCGCTGTCGAAATACCGGATCAACCCGGGCAACGTCGGCCAGGGCGCCAAGCGCGACACGCAATTCGCGCAGATGATCGAAGCGGCTGCGAAGTATGACAAGCCGGTGCGCATCGGCGTGAATTGGGGCAGCCTCGATCAGGACCTGCTCGCACGGATGATGGACGAAAACGCCACGCGCGCCGAACCGTGGGAAGCGCAAAGCGTGATGTACGAAGCGCTGATCCAGTCGGCGATCGGCTCGGCGGAACGTGCTGTCGAACTGGGCCTTGGGCGCGACAAGATCATCCTGTCGTGCAAGGTGAGCGGCGTGCAGGATCTGATCGCCGTGTACCAGGAACTCGCGCGCCGTTGCGACTTCGCGCTGCACCTCGGCCTGACGGAAGCGGGCATGGGCTCGAAGGGCATCGTGGCGTCGACTGCGGCGCTCTCCGTGCTGCTGCAGCAGGGCATCGGCGACACGATCCGCATTTCGCTGACGCCGGAACCGGGCGCATCGCGCACGGGCGAAGTGATCGTCGGCCAGGAAATCCTGCAGACGATGGGCCTGCGCTCGTTCACGCCGATGGTCATCGCGTGCCCCGGATGTGGCCGCACGACGAGCACGCTGTTCCAGGAACTCGCATCGCAGATTCAAACGTATCTGCGCACGCAAATGCCGATGTGGCGCGACACATACCCCGGCGTCGAGAAGATGCACGTCGCCGTGATGGGCTGCATCGTCAACGGTCCGGGCGAGTCGAAGCACGCGAACATCGGTATCAGCTTGCCGGGCTCGGGCGAAAACCCCGCCGCGCCCGTGTTTATCGACGGCGTGAAGGTCAAGACGCTGCGCGGCGAACATATCGCGCAGGAATTCCAGCAGATCGTGAGCGATTACGTCGAGCGCACCTATGGTCGCGCCGAAGCGACGAACTGA
- a CDS encoding tetratricopeptide repeat protein, which produces MSYHDEQESLESLKAWWAQWGNGVTWIVLVALVAAAGWNGWNYWQRHQAAEAAVLYDQVQQATAGTDKAAITRVATDMEDKFSGTAYAQMTALAAAKALYAAGDEPGAKAQLQWAVDHAKDDEFKQLAKLRLASLLLDEKAYDAGLALLNDPSDAFKGVVADRRGDLLAAQGKRDDARAAYKLALDSLPKNDASARQLIQFKLDALGG; this is translated from the coding sequence ATGAGTTACCACGACGAACAAGAGTCGCTTGAAAGCCTGAAGGCATGGTGGGCGCAGTGGGGGAATGGCGTCACGTGGATCGTGCTGGTCGCGCTCGTTGCGGCCGCCGGCTGGAACGGCTGGAACTATTGGCAGCGTCATCAGGCAGCGGAAGCAGCCGTGCTGTACGACCAGGTTCAGCAAGCCACGGCGGGTACGGACAAGGCGGCCATCACGCGCGTCGCGACCGACATGGAAGACAAGTTCAGCGGCACGGCTTACGCGCAGATGACGGCGCTCGCAGCTGCGAAGGCGCTGTATGCGGCAGGCGACGAACCGGGTGCGAAAGCGCAACTCCAATGGGCTGTCGACCACGCAAAGGACGACGAATTCAAGCAGCTTGCGAAGCTTCGTCTTGCGTCGCTGCTGCTCGATGAAAAAGCCTATGACGCGGGTCTCGCGCTGCTGAACGATCCTTCGGATGCGTTCAAGGGCGTCGTCGCGGATCGCCGCGGCGACCTGCTCGCCGCGCAAGGCAAGCGCGACGACGCACGCGCCGCCTACAAGCTTGCGCTCGACTCGCTGCCGAAGAACGATGCCTCGGCCCGTCAACTGATCCAGTTCAAGCTCGACGCGCTGGGCGGCTGA
- a CDS encoding RodZ domain-containing protein: MSEPQHPQPHDMDTHSERPLQVAAPAAVPTGFDSLGAVGARLAQLRESKGWSVEDVSARLKVSPGKLRGLEAGDLTQLPDTTFALGVLRSYAKMVGADPAPMTQALRREKGVPEPALTMPASAGTDLPRGKVSLSLGGGAPRRRSWMWGVALAVVVLIALAMWHTNSGDSTAWLARLKGIAGSATSTETASSSAAQAASGSAVTGEISASDSAAQTDTQAAAEGASATPMPTPLPMAGVPASTAASASATASASTPSAVAPKAASAAPAVVAAVSASESPAAPEGSSSVALSVKQDSWFSVRQKDGKEVFSGLVHAGEAKEVSGIPPLKVTVGNKAGLDSITLDGQPVDPAKYASAKGNVARFALP, from the coding sequence ATGAGTGAGCCGCAGCACCCGCAACCGCACGACATGGATACGCATTCGGAACGACCGCTGCAGGTGGCCGCGCCGGCAGCCGTGCCGACCGGGTTCGACTCGCTGGGCGCCGTCGGCGCGCGGCTTGCGCAGTTGCGCGAGTCAAAAGGCTGGTCGGTCGAGGACGTGTCCGCGCGCCTGAAGGTTTCGCCGGGCAAGCTGCGCGGGCTCGAAGCGGGCGATCTCACCCAGTTGCCGGACACCACGTTCGCGCTGGGCGTTTTGCGCAGCTACGCAAAAATGGTGGGTGCCGATCCCGCCCCGATGACGCAGGCGTTGCGTCGCGAAAAGGGCGTGCCGGAACCTGCGCTGACCATGCCGGCGTCGGCGGGTACCGATCTGCCGCGCGGGAAGGTCTCGCTGTCGCTTGGCGGTGGTGCGCCGCGCCGCCGTTCGTGGATGTGGGGCGTTGCGCTCGCGGTGGTCGTGCTGATCGCGCTCGCCATGTGGCATACGAACAGTGGCGACTCGACCGCGTGGCTTGCGCGTCTGAAGGGCATCGCCGGCAGTGCGACGTCGACGGAAACGGCGTCGTCGAGTGCAGCACAGGCTGCCAGCGGCTCGGCTGTGACGGGCGAAATCAGCGCGTCGGATTCGGCGGCCCAAACGGATACGCAGGCGGCCGCTGAAGGCGCGTCGGCGACGCCGATGCCCACGCCGCTCCCGATGGCAGGCGTTCCGGCATCGACGGCCGCATCGGCATCGGCAACGGCATCGGCATCGACGCCGTCTGCTGTGGCGCCGAAGGCCGCGAGCGCGGCGCCGGCCGTCGTTGCGGCAGTGTCGGCGAGCGAGTCGCCGGCCGCGCCGGAAGGTTCGTCGTCGGTTGCGCTGTCGGTCAAGCAGGACAGCTGGTTCAGCGTGCGCCAGAAGGACGGCAAGGAAGTATTCTCCGGACTCGTGCACGCGGGCGAAGCCAAGGAAGTCAGTGGAATACCGCCGCTCAAGGTGACGGTCGGCAACAAGGCGGGTCTGGACTCGATCACGCTGGACGGCCAGCCGGTCGACCCGGCCAAATATGCGTCGGCGAAGGGCAATGTGGCACGCTTCGCGCTGCCCTGA
- the bamB gene encoding outer membrane protein assembly factor BamB: MNLLKRYAVPVACAMTVLALTACSSSKDERRVPTPLTEFKPVLDVQQVWTSSVGKAGRYMFSPVTVGDAVYAAGANGSVAKIDAKTGKDLWRTKVDGDLSAGVGTDGTLTAVGGLKGEVFVLDQSGKLSWKGLAPGEILSPPLVGNGLVVVRTVDGQITAFNAQTGEQKWNYRNRAVPLNLRVSSGMTFAGDQAVLAGFPGGQFAAINLQTGDAYWTTPVSYPKGVTEVERINDVTGPPTLIGAETCAVTFQGQLGCFDANSGRALWEKAFSSTSGLAQDDRVVVAGDDWAIVSAFDANTGKQLWRNDQLKSRDVSVPMLLGHAAVVGDYQGYVHFLSRDDGTFVARAKTDGSAITAAPVLAGDTLIVQTHDGDLYGFRPR; the protein is encoded by the coding sequence ATGAATCTGCTGAAACGTTACGCTGTGCCCGTTGCCTGTGCGATGACCGTGCTCGCTTTGACGGCCTGCTCATCGTCGAAAGACGAGCGCCGCGTGCCCACGCCGCTCACCGAGTTCAAACCCGTGCTCGACGTGCAGCAGGTGTGGACGTCCAGCGTCGGCAAGGCCGGACGCTACATGTTCTCGCCCGTGACGGTCGGCGACGCCGTGTATGCGGCGGGCGCAAACGGCTCGGTCGCGAAGATCGATGCTAAAACGGGCAAGGATCTGTGGCGCACGAAGGTAGACGGCGACCTGTCGGCCGGCGTCGGCACGGACGGCACGTTGACGGCCGTCGGCGGCCTGAAGGGCGAAGTGTTCGTGCTCGACCAGAGCGGCAAGCTGTCGTGGAAGGGCTTGGCACCGGGTGAAATCCTGTCGCCGCCGCTCGTCGGCAATGGTCTCGTGGTCGTACGTACGGTGGACGGCCAGATCACCGCGTTCAACGCGCAAACGGGCGAGCAGAAGTGGAACTATCGCAACCGCGCGGTGCCGCTGAATCTGCGCGTATCGTCGGGCATGACGTTCGCGGGCGATCAGGCCGTGCTCGCCGGTTTCCCCGGCGGCCAGTTCGCGGCAATCAACCTGCAGACGGGTGACGCATACTGGACGACGCCCGTGTCGTATCCGAAGGGCGTGACGGAAGTCGAGCGTATCAACGACGTGACGGGCCCGCCCACGCTGATCGGCGCCGAAACCTGCGCGGTCACGTTCCAGGGTCAGCTTGGCTGCTTCGACGCAAACTCGGGCCGCGCGCTGTGGGAAAAGGCATTCTCAAGCACGAGCGGTCTTGCCCAGGACGACCGTGTCGTGGTCGCGGGCGACGACTGGGCAATCGTGTCGGCGTTCGACGCCAACACGGGCAAGCAACTGTGGCGCAACGACCAGTTGAAGAGCCGTGACGTCAGCGTGCCGATGCTGCTTGGCCACGCCGCCGTGGTCGGCGACTATCAGGGTTACGTGCATTTCCTGTCGCGCGACGACGGCACGTTCGTCGCCCGTGCGAAGACGGACGGCAGCGCCATCACGGCTGCGCCCGTGCTGGCGGGCGACACGCTGATCGTGCAGACGCACGACGGTGATCTGTACGGTTTCCGTCCGCGTTAA